Proteins from a genomic interval of Liolophura sinensis isolate JHLJ2023 chromosome 3, CUHK_Ljap_v2, whole genome shotgun sequence:
- the LOC135464004 gene encoding putative uncharacterized protein C18orf15, with product MLMEDYVFACLPVCLCVCLSVCRSVCLCVCLPVCRSVCLYVCVRVCVSVCLSVCVSACVSCLYVCVRVCVSVCLCVSACVSVCLSFVPDPLNFGRIFSL from the exons ATGttgatggaag ATTATGTTTTTGCCtgtttgcctgtctgtctgtgtgtgtgccTGTCTGTGTGTCGgtctgtctgcctgtgtgtctgtctgcctgtgtgtcggtctgtctgtctgtatgtatgtgtgcgtgtctgtgtgtcggtctgtctgtctgtttgtgtgtctgcctgtgtgtcg tgtctgtatgtatgtgtgcgtgtctGTGTGTCGGTCTGTCTATGTGTTTCTGCCTGTGTGTCGGTCTGTCTctcg TTTGTTCCTGATCCTTTGAATTTTGGCAGAATATTTTCTCTGTAA